A region from the Bacteroidota bacterium genome encodes:
- a CDS encoding DNA cytosine methyltransferase, protein MFPKPIKGSLAHLTIGAVDPEIDYIEISGSRNLRKEHTEFFSTIPATEHVILKLKNGETLKMSERPDLLMKVFGYPEDFNIHPDLTFPEILRLIGNSVPPPLAKAVYTGILRQLLTLK, encoded by the coding sequence GTGTTTCCTAAACCGATCAAGGGTTCTCTTGCTCACTTGACCATAGGTGCTGTCGATCCAGAGATAGACTATATTGAGATAAGCGGTAGCCGGAACCTGCGCAAAGAACACACAGAATTTTTCAGTACCATACCGGCCACGGAGCACGTTATTCTTAAACTCAAAAATGGGGAAACACTCAAAATGAGCGAACGCCCCGACCTGTTAATGAAGGTGTTCGGATACCCAGAAGATTTTAACATTCATCCGGACCTTACTTTTCCCGAAATTCTACGGCTAATTGGCAACTCAGTTCCACCGCCGCTTGCGAAGGCAGTGTATACCGGGATACTCCGTCAATTACTTACCCTGAAATAA
- a CDS encoding ParB N-terminal domain-containing protein, which produces MNKTKYKTMEFRNPKDLKPHEAHSRIYLPGETLSLEKSIERLGRVIKHPIDITPEGEILAGVRRNQAAINLDMTEVPVNVVNLSTIEEIVEHIIEDNLQRVKTWAEVYNEIREKRKILGNRQGARTDTTKEEKIDTRKQIASELGIKPNVVRVLELIGDQPEHKSLLERDTEHNTVNKLETDYEKRLSVSEEVVGEEFPIVDLEPHYCPVCHSYPRRIITDYVNKLMTYVDDKEQAI; this is translated from the coding sequence TTGAATAAAACAAAATACAAAACTATGGAATTCAGAAACCCGAAGGACCTAAAACCACATGAAGCGCACTCGCGCATTTACTTGCCAGGCGAAACGCTATCGCTCGAAAAAAGTATTGAACGACTTGGCAGAGTAATCAAACATCCAATTGATATTACCCCTGAAGGAGAGATACTGGCCGGGGTAAGAAGAAATCAAGCCGCCATCAATCTGGATATGACTGAGGTTCCGGTTAATGTTGTTAATCTGTCTACCATAGAGGAGATAGTGGAACACATTATCGAAGATAACCTCCAACGGGTAAAGACATGGGCGGAGGTATACAACGAAATAAGAGAAAAAAGAAAAATCTTAGGTAATCGGCAGGGAGCGCGCACGGATACCACCAAGGAAGAAAAAATTGACACCAGAAAACAGATCGCATCAGAACTCGGCATCAAGCCTAATGTAGTGCGGGTACTGGAATTGATTGGCGATCAACCGGAACACAAGTCTCTCCTGGAACGGGACACCGAACATAACACCGTTAATAAGCTCGAAACCGATTATGAAAAGCGGCTGTCGGTATCGGAAGAAGTGGTAGGTGAGGAATTTCCGATTGTTGACCTAGAGCCCCATTACTGTCCCGTATGTCATAGTTACCCACGAAGGATTATTACCGATTACGTTAACAAGTTGATGACGTACGTGGATGACAAAGAACAAGCCATTTGA
- a CDS encoding DNA cytosine methyltransferase yields the protein MNTIKISNEQPDTSIVPETSDISHLDDPFRNDQPVNGTPNLIIPHSVSPVFDSVSLFTGVGGMDLGVHQAGSTDTGIIKVRLAVDNWKASQQNYPLNFEGDFLCKDILKVPGDEILERVGKRQGELHNIHGGAPCPGWSALNRKRNKGHASLLETNLLTFKFVSLISEMQPHSFCMEQVDGMGDQAVINGFHELKMRFKDDLKNYVIEVRKVNTLSRSATKKNAMDIYWLAARHWSITSVS from the coding sequence ATGAACACAATTAAAATATCCAACGAACAACCTGATACATCTATTGTTCCCGAAACATCAGACATATCACATCTTGATGATCCGTTCCGTAACGACCAACCTGTTAATGGAACTCCTAATCTAATAATCCCACATTCTGTATCACCAGTTTTTGATTCGGTAAGCTTGTTTACTGGAGTGGGAGGTATGGACCTTGGAGTGCATCAAGCGGGAAGTACTGATACTGGTATAATAAAAGTAAGACTGGCCGTAGATAATTGGAAAGCCTCCCAACAGAATTACCCTTTGAACTTTGAAGGAGATTTTCTGTGCAAGGACATCCTTAAGGTGCCAGGCGACGAAATACTGGAACGCGTCGGTAAAAGACAGGGTGAACTACATAATATTCATGGCGGTGCCCCATGCCCTGGATGGTCGGCCCTCAACCGAAAGAGAAACAAGGGTCATGCAAGCCTGCTTGAAACCAATCTGTTGACGTTTAAGTTCGTGTCCCTTATTTCAGAGATGCAACCGCACAGCTTTTGCATGGAGCAAGTCGACGGGATGGGTGACCAAGCTGTAATCAACGGCTTCCACGAATTGAAGATGCGGTTTAAGGATGATTTGAAGAACTATGTCATTGAAGTTAGAAAAGTTAACACTCTATCTCGGAGTGCCACAAAGAAGAACGCGATGGATATTTATTGGTTGGCGGCGCGACACTGGAGTATTACCAGTGTTTCCTAA